The Geothrix oryzae DNA window GTGCCGGGCGTGCCGCATGCGGATGCCGATCTGCTCGTCGGAATCCTTGCCGCGGCTGCGCAGGCGCTGCTCCAGGGCTGCGGCCGAGGGCGGCAGGATGAAGATCATGCGGGCATCGGGAATGGCGCGGCGCAGGTTCAGGGCGCCCGTGGTCTCGATGTCCAGCAGGACATCCAGGCCCGTGGCCAGCACGCCGTTCAGCCACTCCTTGCCCGTGCCGTAGCGGTGGCCGTAGACCTGCACCCATTCCACGAAACCGCCCTCGCGCACCATCGCGTCGAAGCGGTCCTCGTCGATGAAGAAGTAGTCCCGGCCGTCGACCTCGCCGGGCCTCGGCTTCCGCGTGGTGAAGGAGATGGAGAAGATCAGGTCCGGCACGCTCTGCACCAGCCGCTGGGCCAGCGTGGACTTGCCCGCCCCCGACGGGGCGGAGACCACGAATACATTGCCGGGATGGTGGATCAAGGGCCCCTCCAGCTTCCACTTTAACGGAAGGAAACCTTGGAAGCTCATGGGGATGGGGGGCCCTGGCTACAACTCGTCCTCGACCTCCGGTGGAACGGGCTGAGGGGCCTGCTTGAAGATCGCCGAGGCGCTGCGCCGGCCGTCCATGACGATGTGGACGGGGGCCTCCACCCGGCTGTGCACGAGGCAGCCCGAGCGCCAGATCTCGGGCTGCCGGCGCAGCCAATCCCAGTCCAGGAGGCTGGAGCCGCGGGGGTAGGGCACGGTGAAGTAGCCGATGTTCAGCGAAGTCACATTGTGGAAGAAGTGGGAGCCCAGCGAGGCGTCCGCCTGGAAGTTCTCCATGGCGTACTCCACGATCACCTGGGCGCAGGAGATCATGGACCACTGGATGGGGATGCCCAGGTGGCGGTCGTTGCTGCCCCAACGGCCGGGCCCGAGGAGGACATACTTTCCGGCTTCCGCCCGGAAGCGGTCATTGAGCTTTTCCAGTTCCGCGGCGAGTGCCGGGGTCTCGAACTTGTCGAAGCCCTCGGGATCCACCCAGACGATGTCCCGCAGGCCCTCCACGATGCCGTTGCCCACGCACCGCTCAGAGAAGAGGAAGAGCTCCGCCGGGTCGAGATCCGCCGTGGAGAGGTTCACATCGCCGCTCTCGAGCAGCTGGTGCTTGATCTGCAGGAGCGTGAAGGTGGGCTTTCCCGTCTGGGGGTCGGGATCGAGGTTCACCGCGAACTCGATCTCCACGGGTGTCTCCATGGCCTCCCGGACCAGTTCGAGCAGGCGCTGGAGGATCTGCGCCAGGGGGAACTGATCGTATTTGAGGATGTTCCGGAAGTTCACGATGCGGGGCCCCGGCGCGTCCAGTCCGTCGTGGATGCGGTCGTCGTTCCAGTCCCAGACGGACGCACAGTGGTGCAGCGCACCGTCCTTCTCCGCTTCCTGGATGTCGAGGTGGAGGAGGGTGCCATCCTCGCCGCCGTAGAGGTCCACGGAGGTCCGGCTCATGTCCAGGGCATAGAAGTGCTTCTGGGTGGTGCGCAGCTGCTCCTTGGGCGGGAGCATGTCCATCTCGGGATAGGGCGGCGCGAAGCGGTAGGCCTTCCCGCCCTCGACCACATACTTGCCCAGGCCCACGGCGATGTTGGCGATGCCGTCCTGGGGCTGGGTGTAGGCCACGGGGTAGTAGTTGAAGGATTGGGCCACTCCGGAGAGGTGCGGATAGAAGCGGTCGCCGTGGCGGCTGCCCGACACCTCCTGGATGAGGATGGCCATCTGCTCCTCCTCGATCTTGTAGTCGATGGCCTGGAAGTAGGAGCGGGAGGCCTTGGAGTAGACCGAGGCGTACACCAGCTTGATGGCCTCGGCCAGCTGGGCTTCCCGCACGGCGGGGTCCGGGTGGTTGTTGGGCAGGAAGAAGGTGTTGTAGAGACCCGCGAAGGGATGGGAGAGGCTGTCCTCCAGCAGGCCCGAGGAGCGCACGGCCAGGGGCACCGTCGCGTGCTTGGCGAGGAAGAGGCGCAGCTTGGCCATCAGCTCCGGGGTGAGGGAGCCCGCGAGGAACCGGCGCTTGATGACATCGTCGTCCGCCTCCTCCTGGAGCATCTGCCGGAGGTCGTGGCGGTTGATGAAGTCCGTGAACTCCCCCGTGCCGATGATGGCCGACCGCGGGATGCGGATGGTCGCCCCGGGGATCTGGCTCTCCAGATCCAGGCGCGAGAGCAGGGAGTGGGTGAAGGCCACGCCGCGGCCCTTGCCGCCCATGGAGCCGGCGGCCAGGCGGAGGATGTTGGGCTCGTCCTTGGGGGTGGAGTCGGTGAGGGGCACCACCTTCCCGAGGGTCTTCATGCGCTGCACATAGTCGCCCACATTGATGAGGAAGGTGCGCATCTCCTCGGGGTCGCGGTAGTCCGAGATGCGGAACTTGGCGAGCACCTTGGCCACCTGGACTTCGCCGCGGGCCATGATCCATGCCGAGAAGTGGTTGCGGGAGGCGTGGTAGACCAGGGTCTCCACAGGCACGCTGCGCAGCTTCTCCCGCAGGTCCTCCATGTTCGTGGCCCGGGCGATCTCGGCGCCCAGCTTGTCGCGGAAGATGAAATCGCCGAAGCCCAGCCGCTCGTAGAAGAAGCTGGAGAGCTCGGCGCCCAGCGTGTACGAGTTCTTGTTCAGGAAGCCGCTGTTCAGGGCCGTGGCCCAGGATTCCTTGAGGGGGTCGGAGGACTGCAGCAGGGTGGGCAGGTCGGGGATCCGCTCCTTGAGGGCGCGGATCAGCTTGATGCCGGCCTCCCGGTCCAGCACGCCGCCCTTGGGGTATTTGCGGTCGGAGATCACGCACAGCAGGCAGTCCTGGAACTGGTCGCAGAAGGCCATGGCCTCTTCGTACGAGGTGGCCAGGATGACCTTGGGCCGGACGCGCATGGCGAGCGTGCGGGCCATGCGGTCCACATTCTGGTCCTTGGCCAGGCGCGTGGTCTGCTTGAGGATCTCGCTGTAGAGGATGGGCAGGTACCGCGAGTAGTAGCGGATGCTGTCCTCCACCAGCAGGATCACGCGGGTGAGGCCGACCCGGGTGTCGTTGAGGACATTCGCGCTGTCCTCCATGAACTTCACCATGGCCATGAAGATCTCGGAATTGCCGTTCCACACGAAGATCTGGTCGTAGTGGCGCAGCAGATCCTGGCGCCGCCGGTCCATGACGCCCACCTCCACATTGTCGTTCAGCAGGAGGTAGATGGGGATCTTGGCGTCAGCCCTGCGCAGGGCGCGGGACAGCTCGACATGGCCGCCCTGGCCCAGGCGGCTCATGACGATGATCATGTCGAAGTGGCGGCTGGCGCATTTTTCCAGGGCTTCATCCACGGTGGACACATTGGTCACCCGTGGCGGGTTGCTCATGTTGAGCTGGTAGTACCCCTCGAAGAGGATCTCCGTCAGCAGGCCGTCCTGCTCCAGCGTGAAGGCATCGAAGGCGGGCGCCACCAGCAGGATCTCCCGCGCGCGCAGGGGCATCAGGTCATGGAAGATTTCCTTGTCCGTGGCGTACTTGTGGAAGATCTCGTTGAATTCGCGGCTGATCATTGGGGCCCCGGCGATTTCAGGCAGTGTAGCGATCTACGCAGAAAAGGGGGGCCGCATGCGGCCCCCCTTTTCTGCGTACGGGAAAGATCGGGAACTACACGAGCCCCTGGTCGATCATGGAGTCGGCCACCTTGATGAAGCCGGCGATGTTCGCGCCGTTCACATAG harbors:
- a CDS encoding PEP/pyruvate-binding domain-containing protein codes for the protein MISREFNEIFHKYATDKEIFHDLMPLRAREILLVAPAFDAFTLEQDGLLTEILFEGYYQLNMSNPPRVTNVSTVDEALEKCASRHFDMIIVMSRLGQGGHVELSRALRRADAKIPIYLLLNDNVEVGVMDRRRQDLLRHYDQIFVWNGNSEIFMAMVKFMEDSANVLNDTRVGLTRVILLVEDSIRYYSRYLPILYSEILKQTTRLAKDQNVDRMARTLAMRVRPKVILATSYEEAMAFCDQFQDCLLCVISDRKYPKGGVLDREAGIKLIRALKERIPDLPTLLQSSDPLKESWATALNSGFLNKNSYTLGAELSSFFYERLGFGDFIFRDKLGAEIARATNMEDLREKLRSVPVETLVYHASRNHFSAWIMARGEVQVAKVLAKFRISDYRDPEEMRTFLINVGDYVQRMKTLGKVVPLTDSTPKDEPNILRLAAGSMGGKGRGVAFTHSLLSRLDLESQIPGATIRIPRSAIIGTGEFTDFINRHDLRQMLQEEADDDVIKRRFLAGSLTPELMAKLRLFLAKHATVPLAVRSSGLLEDSLSHPFAGLYNTFFLPNNHPDPAVREAQLAEAIKLVYASVYSKASRSYFQAIDYKIEEEQMAILIQEVSGSRHGDRFYPHLSGVAQSFNYYPVAYTQPQDGIANIAVGLGKYVVEGGKAYRFAPPYPEMDMLPPKEQLRTTQKHFYALDMSRTSVDLYGGEDGTLLHLDIQEAEKDGALHHCASVWDWNDDRIHDGLDAPGPRIVNFRNILKYDQFPLAQILQRLLELVREAMETPVEIEFAVNLDPDPQTGKPTFTLLQIKHQLLESGDVNLSTADLDPAELFLFSERCVGNGIVEGLRDIVWVDPEGFDKFETPALAAELEKLNDRFRAEAGKYVLLGPGRWGSNDRHLGIPIQWSMISCAQVIVEYAMENFQADASLGSHFFHNVTSLNIGYFTVPYPRGSSLLDWDWLRRQPEIWRSGCLVHSRVEAPVHIVMDGRRSASAIFKQAPQPVPPEVEDEL
- the gmk gene encoding guanylate kinase, producing MIHHPGNVFVVSAPSGAGKSTLAQRLVQSVPDLIFSISFTTRKPRPGEVDGRDYFFIDEDRFDAMVREGGFVEWVQVYGHRYGTGKEWLNGVLATGLDVLLDIETTGALNLRRAIPDARMIFILPPSAAALEQRLRSRGKDSDEQIGIRMRHARHEMELYHAYDYLVMNDDLELAYRQFESIVYATRTSRERMAPVAQRILEGF